A single genomic interval of uncultured Sphaerochaeta sp. harbors:
- a CDS encoding glycoside hydrolase family 2 protein produces MQTLNVNGIWRLSPLDNKAISPYCSYFLEHENIPCSLPGDIHSALLASDVIADPYIGQQELDIQWVGQHDWELSKTFNVDQSMLTAGRAILTLKMADTIITIHLNGEEVGRSDNQFRRWRFDLGDILKPGENTLTLTFTSAEKKAIALAETLPYPIPYSEYPVSAKHRNLVRKSQCHSGWDWGPCILAMGVYEPIELSFIDEGIIEELTCDTIEMGKDQWDAVVRVIYNAKQEQSLDCRLMLAGSEQEGTVNMKQGLNKLEFRLQCKQVKRWWPNGEGKATLYPLQLSVGSQQTEKRIGFRTLQVRTVAEPDGGKPMVFNVNGRDIFAKGTNWIPLDALPSRLTPDRYEYLLQSCVDANMNMIRVWGGGLYEKDVFYDLCDEKGLLVWQDCMFSCSMYPTNAEFLSSVEAELRYQVPRLKDHPSLALWCGNNEDLGAISWYEESRKNHIRYVIDYDRLNEGVVGRVIKELDPGRQWWPSSPSAGENDYSDNWHDDSKGDMHFWSVWHEGKSFEEYYSINPRFVSEFGFQSFPLLDTVKSYAPEEMWNLTSKVMEHHQKNPRGNSIIMENFTRYYRFPSSFEQMLYLSQVQQAKAMKMAIEYWRTTMPHCMGALYWQLNDNWPVASWSSIDYYGNWKLLHYAAKRFYSPALPIAYMKEDGIVEVYVVNDGPKEIKDAKLSVKFCTYEGKKLSKMEYRMDCKARSSSHMCTINLHKKRKIDRENTFIYLKLKSDDLYIENQLMLEKPKRSNLQYPEIKSEVSKTAGGFSVTVSCTYPAFEVALEAEGISGVFSDNLFAIRPTAQKVVTFKPRGEVSLEDFKKQLKIYDLWGSSH; encoded by the coding sequence ATGCAAACACTCAATGTGAATGGAATCTGGCGTTTGAGCCCGTTGGACAACAAGGCAATTTCCCCCTATTGCTCATATTTCTTAGAACACGAGAATATACCTTGCAGTCTCCCTGGCGATATTCACTCAGCCCTTCTGGCTTCTGATGTAATCGCAGACCCCTATATCGGTCAGCAGGAACTGGACATACAATGGGTCGGACAACACGACTGGGAACTGAGCAAGACATTCAATGTGGATCAGTCAATGCTCACTGCAGGAAGAGCGATACTCACCCTGAAGATGGCTGATACCATTATCACCATCCACCTGAATGGTGAAGAGGTTGGCAGATCGGACAATCAGTTCCGTCGTTGGCGTTTTGACTTGGGAGATATACTCAAGCCAGGAGAGAATACGCTCACCCTGACCTTCACCAGCGCAGAGAAGAAAGCAATAGCATTGGCAGAAACCCTTCCCTATCCAATTCCCTACTCTGAATATCCTGTCAGTGCCAAGCACCGCAATCTGGTACGCAAGAGTCAATGTCATAGTGGTTGGGACTGGGGTCCTTGCATTCTTGCCATGGGGGTCTATGAACCGATTGAACTCTCTTTCATTGATGAAGGTATCATCGAGGAATTGACCTGCGATACCATTGAGATGGGAAAAGACCAATGGGACGCAGTAGTGAGGGTAATCTACAACGCAAAACAGGAACAGAGCCTTGATTGCCGTCTCATGCTGGCTGGCTCAGAGCAAGAAGGGACAGTGAATATGAAGCAAGGGCTCAACAAGTTAGAGTTCCGTCTTCAGTGCAAACAGGTAAAACGATGGTGGCCCAACGGAGAAGGAAAGGCAACGCTCTATCCTTTGCAACTGAGCGTGGGAAGCCAACAGACAGAAAAACGTATCGGGTTCAGGACCTTGCAGGTACGCACCGTTGCTGAACCAGATGGTGGCAAGCCCATGGTATTCAACGTCAATGGACGTGATATCTTTGCAAAAGGTACCAACTGGATCCCACTTGATGCCCTCCCCAGTCGGTTGACCCCCGATCGCTATGAGTATTTATTGCAGTCCTGTGTTGATGCAAACATGAATATGATTCGCGTCTGGGGAGGTGGCCTCTACGAAAAAGATGTGTTCTATGACCTTTGCGATGAGAAGGGACTGCTTGTGTGGCAGGACTGCATGTTCAGCTGCTCAATGTACCCAACCAATGCTGAGTTCCTCTCCAGTGTGGAGGCAGAGCTCCGGTACCAGGTACCAAGGCTGAAGGATCATCCAAGCCTTGCCCTCTGGTGCGGGAACAACGAGGATCTGGGTGCTATCTCCTGGTACGAGGAGTCAAGAAAGAATCATATCCGCTATGTCATAGACTACGACCGACTCAATGAGGGAGTGGTAGGAAGGGTCATCAAGGAACTTGATCCAGGCAGGCAGTGGTGGCCAAGCAGCCCAAGTGCTGGAGAGAATGACTACTCTGACAATTGGCATGATGACAGCAAGGGCGATATGCACTTTTGGTCGGTCTGGCATGAAGGAAAAAGCTTCGAGGAGTACTACTCCATCAATCCACGCTTTGTGAGTGAGTTCGGTTTCCAGAGTTTTCCGCTCCTGGACACAGTGAAGAGCTACGCCCCAGAAGAGATGTGGAATCTTACCAGCAAGGTGATGGAACATCACCAGAAGAATCCACGCGGCAACTCCATCATCATGGAAAACTTTACCAGATATTACCGCTTCCCCTCTTCTTTCGAGCAAATGCTCTACCTCTCTCAGGTACAGCAGGCCAAGGCGATGAAGATGGCGATCGAATACTGGAGAACCACCATGCCACACTGCATGGGAGCTCTTTACTGGCAGCTAAATGACAACTGGCCTGTTGCTTCCTGGTCCTCCATCGACTATTACGGCAACTGGAAACTGCTTCACTATGCAGCAAAACGTTTCTACAGTCCCGCCCTCCCGATCGCCTATATGAAGGAAGATGGTATCGTGGAGGTCTATGTGGTAAACGACGGACCAAAGGAGATAAAGGATGCAAAACTTTCGGTAAAGTTCTGTACCTATGAAGGCAAGAAACTGAGCAAGATGGAGTACCGTATGGACTGCAAGGCAAGAAGCAGCTCTCATATGTGCACCATCAACCTCCACAAGAAACGCAAGATTGATCGGGAGAATACCTTCATCTACCTGAAACTGAAAAGCGATGATCTCTACATCGAGAATCAACTGATGTTGGAGAAGCCAAAGCGGAGCAACCTGCAGTATCCTGAGATAAAGAGCGAAGTTTCAAAAACAGCAGGAGGATTCTCCGTCACTGTTAGCTGTACCTATCCTGCTTTCGAGGTCGCACTGGAAGCTGAGGGTATCAGTGGTGTATTCAGTGACAATCTGTTTGCAATCCGCCCTACCGCACAGAAAGTGGTCACCTTCAAGCCGAGAGGAGAAGTCAGCCTGGAAGATTTCAAGAAGCAACTGAAGATATATGATCTTTGGGGAAGTAGTCACTAA
- a CDS encoding sensor domain-containing diguanylate cyclase gives MKAKAKLQWNLKAFMLASLLTMLLLLTTYGLYTAWKSQYIEQRKQRAQTELLNLRKNMFLLLGNQEMFTTLYGLRLEESLQEGIIPNLDDFHSYLTVLEKDKQSFSFATLAMDGLVINQYPEDGGREVGFDLKTLPMYRQHIEHLMRQASVSIDGPLYLDDGKPYIVFRYPLLVENKQAWGLLSLYFEMESYLLGAGLEDLSAQYRYHFSFSHLGGDDTYIWGEQILDDCDPVSMILSYSLLTWEMEIAPADSWYNGELVPVLYAILGSLVSLGAGVLSYLRQIRLETFMHRSYTDSLTGLLNKREFLVKLHEELRSGRPFALALLDIDNFKLLNDTHGHLSGDKALLRLVSTLKERLRRDDLVGRFGGDEFIIILRGCTQRETCLRIYEYISHVSVPLDGGSIEFAISMGVAFSPNDGITSEALLEAADKRLYQAKREGKGRIRCTD, from the coding sequence ATGAAGGCAAAAGCCAAGTTGCAATGGAATCTGAAAGCCTTTATGTTGGCATCTCTCCTGACCATGCTCTTATTGCTCACGACCTATGGGCTTTACACTGCCTGGAAGTCACAGTACATCGAGCAAAGGAAACAGCGTGCCCAGACAGAACTCCTGAACTTACGCAAGAACATGTTTCTCCTTCTTGGCAACCAAGAGATGTTCACTACACTTTATGGCTTGCGCCTAGAAGAGAGTCTGCAAGAAGGAATCATTCCCAATCTGGATGATTTCCACTCCTATCTAACCGTTTTGGAGAAGGATAAACAATCCTTCAGCTTTGCTACCCTGGCCATGGATGGCCTTGTCATCAATCAGTATCCTGAGGATGGAGGCCGTGAGGTAGGCTTTGATCTGAAAACTCTTCCCATGTATCGCCAGCATATTGAACACCTTATGAGACAGGCCTCTGTAAGCATTGATGGTCCCCTGTACCTGGATGATGGAAAACCATACATCGTGTTCCGTTACCCACTTCTGGTGGAGAACAAGCAAGCATGGGGGCTGCTGAGCCTCTACTTTGAAATGGAATCATATCTGCTTGGAGCAGGTTTGGAAGATCTCTCAGCGCAATATCGCTATCATTTCTCATTCTCTCACCTTGGAGGGGATGATACCTATATATGGGGAGAGCAGATCCTGGATGATTGCGACCCGGTTTCCATGATACTCTCTTATTCCCTCCTTACTTGGGAGATGGAAATTGCCCCGGCAGATTCATGGTACAACGGTGAGTTGGTTCCGGTCCTGTACGCAATCTTGGGGAGCTTGGTTTCCCTTGGTGCAGGAGTTTTGAGCTATCTTCGGCAAATCAGGCTGGAAACATTCATGCATCGCTCCTACACGGATAGCCTTACCGGACTCCTGAACAAACGGGAATTCCTCGTCAAACTACATGAAGAGCTCAGAAGTGGGAGACCCTTTGCACTTGCTCTTCTCGATATCGATAATTTCAAACTGCTTAATGATACCCATGGGCATCTCAGCGGAGACAAGGCACTGCTGAGGTTGGTATCTACCTTGAAGGAGCGCCTGAGACGAGATGACCTGGTAGGGCGTTTTGGGGGTGATGAATTCATTATTATCCTTAGGGGGTGCACCCAGAGAGAGACCTGCCTTCGTATCTATGAATACATCTCTCATGTCTCAGTCCCCTTGGATGGTGGCAGCATTGAATTTGCTATCAGTATGGGGGTCGCCTTTTCTCCCAATGATGGCATTACGAGCGAGGCATTGTTGGAAGCTGCAGACAAGCGGCTCTACCAAGCCAAGCGTGAGGGAAAGGGAAGAATTCGCTGTACTGACTGA